In the Gemmatimonadota bacterium genome, CCCTGGAGGTCATCGACTCTACTCCATCTCGCTCTCGACCAACGCGATGATCTCCCCGATGCGCTCGGCCAGAGCCGTGAGTTGGAAGTTGTGCCTGCCCGACGCCGCCGCGGCCATTTCGACGGCCGTGCCCGGACCCGGGCCTATCGGCTCGCCGGGATTCAGCGAGTAGATGAGCGGGGAGAGGTTGGAGCGCAGGTTGTCGTAGGAGGCAGCGGTCATGCGCGCCTCTTCCACGCGGTCGCTCCAGCCCGCCAGGGCCCGCCGCAGCTCGTCGTTGCGGATGACCCCCAGCTCGCCTCCGTCCACCAGGCTGCGCAGCGCCCCGGTCACGGGATCGAAGCGCGCGTCGCCCTGCGCCGCGTCGGCGAGCGCGAACAGCGAGTCGGGCGGGACCGAGGTCTCGCCGAATACGACCTGGACCCAGATGTCGGCCGCCGCGCGCGCCTGCCGGTTGGTCTCCATGTCGGTGAGAAGACGCGCCTCGTTTTCGCGGAATTCCTCGAGCAGGTCCGCGAGGATCTCCTGCTCCCGAGCCCTTTCCCCTCGCTCCGCCCACGCGGCCTCGCCCGCAAGCGCGAGGAGCACGCCGATGACGATCACGACCAGGCCGGACAGAGCGCTCTGGAGCTGCTTCATGGGTCGCTCCCGCTCAACTCGATCACATCGGCGATCAGCTCCCCCAGCTGCGCCGACCGTCGCTGGAGGATCGCCAGCCTCTGCCGTTTGATGAGGATCAGGTTCTCGAACTCCGGGTCGGCGAGAATCCGGTCCAACGCCCCCGGCGGGAGCGGAACGGGCTCCAGCGGGTCCCGGGGCAGACTCCTGCCATCGACCAGGGGCAGCGGCCTCTCGGATGTCCAGCGGAAGTTGCGGGTCAGGTAGGGGCGCAGCCCATCCTCGTCCACCTCCCGGGCCCAGTCTTCCAGGAAATTGACCCGTTCCCGGCCGCGCTCGTAGGTGAGGAGCGCGAAGCGCAGCTCCTGGGAGGACAGGGTCGAGAGGTTGCCGGACGACACGAGGTCGCCGAGTACCGAGGACGGAGGAAAGAAGCGCGACATGAACATGCTGACGTCCTGCATCCACACGTTCACCGCCGAGTCGGGCGCGATCCGCACCGGGATCTGACCCAGGATCGAATCCGCATCGGCGATCCACGCATCGCGACGCCCGTGATCCTCGGCCAACTCTTCGGAGGCCAGCGCCATCTCGACTCGGAGCGCCGTCAGGTACTCGGCCTCCTTTGCGGCGAGTTGCCGGTCGTCCCAGGCCGCGTCGATACCGAAGGCCAGAAGGATGCTGAGTACGACTACGGCTCCTTCGATCAGGATCCGCGGCCACGGGATCGTCGCCGATCCTGGAGGCTCAGCGCCCATTATCCACGAGAGCTCCCGGGGTCGGAAGAGCCGAACTCACGCCATTCCATGATGCGGAGGGGCCCGATCGGGAGCAACCCGAGGGTCCACCCCTGCCGGGCCGTTGCTGGTAGTCGAGTAGCCGCTCCCATAAGTTGGCTCCCCCGCCACACACCCCAGAAGGAGGGACGCCATGAGACGCGTGACGCTGCTTGTCTGGTTGGCCTTCATCGCGGCGGGAGCCGCGGCAGGATCCCTCAACGCGCAGGACGAAGAACGCCCGGTTGTCTACGCCAGCTACTGGGACTGCGGCACCCTGGCCAACGTGGTCGATCTGATCGCCCAGGACTGGGGCCCGCTCATGCAGACCCACATGGACGGCGGCGCGATTACCGCGTGGGGTGCGGCCACCCACAAGACCGGGAACAGTTGGGATCTGTTGCTCTATTACGTGGGCTCCGATTACGAGGCCATCACCTCGGCGCTTCAATCGAGTGGCCAGCAACTGGCCGAGGAGAACCCTGAGACGTTCGAGACCCTGGGCAACGCCTGCCCCTCCCACGAGGACTACGTGTGGATCAGTGCCATGAGCTCTGCACCCGTGGAGGAAGTCGCTCAGGAGCGCGCCGAGGCGGCGCTCTCGATCTACTGGGTGTGTGACGAAGGCGTCGAGGCCGCCGCCGACTTGATCTTCGAGGAGATGATGATGCCGGCTCTGGAAGCGCAGGTAGAGGCCGGCCTCGTCAACAGCTGGTCCTGGAACGAGCACTTCCTGGGAGGGAAGTACCGAAGGCTACTCGCGCTGGACGGCCCGACTCACGCGAGTTTGCTGGAGGCTCGGAACGGGATCATCGACGCGTTCAACGAGAACCCCGGACTGAGCGCGGCGTTCAGCCGCATCTGCAACGGTCACCAGGACAACCTGTACGACATCGCCATCTCGGTGCCCTGACGAGGCGTCCTCGGCCGGCCGGGCGTAGGCGGGGCACCCGGCCGGCCGAGGGGGGCCCTGGTGCCCCTCAGCCCATCGTTCCGAACAGCCTGACCGCAAGCGACGCCCGGTAGAAAAAAGCAAGGACGACCACTACGGCGTGGTACCGCTCGCTGCGGCTGAACGCGGCTGCCAAGAACAGGGCGAAGAAGACCGCCGTGGTCACGGGGTACTCGATGCCCTGACTCCTGAAGTAGTCGGTGCCCTTGATCAGAGTGTCGACCAGATCGATCAACAGCGAGGCGATCAGCAGTCCGAAGAACCAACCCTGCACGGAGTGGAAATAACCCTTGAATCCGTCGTGGTCGGAAAGGTCGGACGGGAAGAGCATCGCGCACAACATGTACATCACGACCGCGTACAGGACCACGAAGGCGTAGATCTCGAACCGCCAGACCTCCACCTCCCCCAACCTGAATTCCCACCACCACCAGAAGATGAGGGAGAAGAACGTGAAGGCGACCCAAAGGAGGTGGATCCAGTAGACCCGTTCCCTGCCGGGGTGTTGGATGATGTGGGCCACGCCGCGCAGCAGGTGGGCGAGGCCCAGCCCGATGATGATCGAGGTGAGGACGCTGACGTACTCGAAGATCTCCATTAGTCGACCAGCCCCACCGGGGCCTCGATCGCGGCGATAACCGCTCGGGGCGGCTTCAGCAGCCTCATCGCGTCGCCTCGAGCTCGTCCGTGAGAGTCTGCTTCAAGTCCTCGGCGATGACCCTGACTATCCCCGCGATCTCCACGGTCCCGCCGACGCGCTGGGTCTGATACGTAATCAGCTTCTGCACGTCGGGGGTAAGGAGCTCGGAGCGCATCGCAGCGGCCGATCAACCCTGCAGATCGAAGCGCGACTGCGGATGGTGTCGTCGGCGTCAACGGCTGGCCTCCCCTCCTGATGTGTGGGCGGGTAAGCTGAGGGCACGGCTCGATCCGCGGCAAGCGAAGGGACGGCTGCGCCGATACCTGGATGGGACGTCTCCGCGGAGACGCGGGGCGAGCCAGCGCGCTATCTTGAGGCGCGTCATGGGCCCGCGAATCGACACTGAAAACCCGAGGATCGCTCTCATGCTCTTCGCCACCACCGAGCTGGCCGCCCGGATCGAGCGGGTCGAAGCCGGCCTCATGGCCGATTCGGGGCGTGCAGTCGAGCGGTCGCGGCCCGCTGCGAGTGCGATGGTGCTGTCCCTGGCCGGCGGAGTGGCCACCTACGCCGGGGAGGGCTCGCCGCTGAACAAGGTTGCGGGTCTGGGCTTCGAAGGGCCGGTGTCCGTGGCGGAGCTCGAGGAAGTGGAGCGACTCTACGCCGAGCGAGGGTCGCCCGTGCACGTGGAGCTATCCTGCCTGGCCGACCCGTCGATCGGTGCGCTGCTCACGGGCCGCGGCTACCGGCTCGTCGGCTTCGAGAACGTGCTCGGTCGAGAGCTGTCGGATGGACCGGCCGGAGACAGCCCGGGTCTGGACATCCGCGCGAGCGACGAGGCCGACTTCGACGTCTGGCTGGACGCCGTGGTCACCGGCTTCCTCAGCCCGAACGACGAGGGTCTGCCAGCACACGAATCGTTCGCCCGGGAGGCACTGGAGCAGGCCATCGGCGACATGGCCGGGGCCGAGGGCTTCCTGCGCTACCTGGCCCGGCGGGATGGCAACCCCGCGGGCGGCGCGAGCATGCGCCTCGGCGAGGGGGTAGCCCAGTTGTGTGGCGCCGCGACCGTCCCTGCGCACAGACGTCGGGGAGTCCAGGCGGCCCTGCTGGCTCATCGCCTCGCCGTCGCGGCCCGGGCGGGCTGCGACGTGGCGGTCGTGACCACACAGCCCGGGTCGCTGTCGCAGAGGAACGTCCAGCGGAACGGCTTCGAGCTGCTGTATACGCGCGCGGTCCTGATGCTGGAGGCACGCGGAGTCGAGTGATCGACGAATCCTCGGCGCTGGCTCGCTCGAAGGGCTCGCGTCGTTGCCCGCGAGGATGTCCCATGTGATCATGGATCTGCGGCGGGCGGCACGGCGGCGCCGCGCCGCGGTCGTGGGTCGAGGTCTCGGGCGTATCGAATGCGGAAACTCTTCAAGCTGGCGTCTTTGCTCGTGCTTCTCGGCACGATAGCGCTCGTGGTGTTCCTGGCGCTGCGGCGGCCGTCCCTGAGCCGGGACTGGGACGAAGACGTTCGCATTCTTGCCGGAGTCGAAATGGCGGACGACGGACCGGTGGCGCTGAGCAGGGTCCGCAACTGGCGCTACGCGGAGGACTCGATCGTGTCGCAGTCCTATCTCGACGCTGCCTTCGATCCCGCGGATATCGTCGACATCTGGATGTACGAGCAGCAGCTCGACGACGCCGGCCTGATCGCCCACACCTTCCTGGTCTTCGAGTTCGATGCGAGCTATGGGCCCGCTCGCTACCTGGGGCTGTCCGTCGAGACGCGGCGCGAGTCGGGAGAGGAGTATTCGCTGATCGGCGGGATGCTGCGGGCCTTCGAGGTGACCCACGTGTGGGCGACCGAGAGGGACCTCGTGACGCGCCGGGTCCAGTATCTGGACTACCCGCTAACGCGCTACAGGCTGGAGATCCCCGAGGAATACCGCGCCCGCATCTTCGTCAAGCTGGCGCAGGAAACGGGCGATCTAGCCATCACGCCCCGCTGGTACAACACCGCGACCAACAACTGCACCAGCTCGCTGATCAAGTACGTGAACGAGAGCGAGCCCGGCGCCATTCCGCTGCACTACAGCTACGTGCTCACGGGAACCGTGGACGACTACCTGGAACGCCTGGGCTACCTGGACGCGGAGTCGGCGCTGGCGATTACGCGGGATTATCTGGCGGCGAACGAGCTCAGGTAGACTCACCTCCGGTTCTGCCAAGCTGGAGCACCACCACATCGCCGTCCTGCAGTCCAAAGCGATCCCGCAGGCCCTCCTCCGAGATGAACTCGACGACCCTGACGTCGGGTCGGTCCGATGCGCCGATCGTCGTCGTCCAAATGAAACCGAGCGTGGCATCGAGCTCGGGAAGCCATGCGGGATAAAGAAGGACGTCGCGCTCGCCGCCCATCTCATCCCGCCCGAACGGGATGATGCCGTCCTGCAGTTCCGCCGAGAACCAGTCGAATGGAGCAGCCAACAGGAGATTGAGCGAGCCGGGAAACATCCGCGTCCCGAGCTTCGCTTCGTAGGCCTCGGAGAACACCGTGAGCCAGTGCGCTGCGTCGCCGTGCCCGGACTGTACGATGCCTTCGATCCGAGCTCCAGACCTCACTCCTCCTCCCAGTGCCCCCGCGCCTTGATCAGCTTGTCGCGCGGCGGCGACCTCATGTAGGCGGCGTAGCCGGGGTGCGCGGCCAGGGTGTCGGGGTGGGTATCGATCTGCCAGCCACCCCACGGCTCCGGTTGTCCGTTCCACTGACTATCGAGCGACGCCCACAGATCGCGCTCACCAGCCAGCAGAAGCAGGCGACCGACCCAGTGCGTGCGTACCGGGTCGGAGCTGTCGACCTCACCGGCCCACGCGACCAGGTCCGCGCGCGCGTCGGAATTGTCCTCGCCGGCCAGGCCTCGGAGGATGCGCGCCCCCCGAAGGTGGGATGGCCAAAGACCAGGATCGGGGTCCCCCCTCGCGACCTCCACCATCTCGTCCAGCGCACCCTGCCTGTACAAAGAGACCATCAGACCTGCCCGTGGAAAGAGCAGAGTCGGGGACAGCTCCAGCGATCTCCGATATGCCTCTGCTGCAGCGGCATCGTCTCCGATCTCCTCGTACACGTTGCCCAGGTTCATGTGGTTCGCGGGCTGCAGCGGATCGAGTTCGGCGGCGCGCGTTTCAACCGTCATGGCCTCTTCCAGCCGATCCCAGAACTGGAGCAGGTCTCCGTACCAGTTGAACACCACGGCGGAGCCGGGCGACACCTCGAGCGCACGCAGATAGAGCTCTTCCGCACGCTCGAACTCGTAGTCCAGGGTGAGAATGCTCCCGGCGGCGAGGAGCGCCTCTACGTCCGTCGGATTGATCGCCAGCGCCGCTGACGCGGCCGAATCGGCGCCTGCGTGAAAGGCATCGTAGTCCTGCTGTGGCAATGTATCCCTGGCCCAGTACACGGGCAGAAGGCGCGCCATGGCCAGCTCGCCCAGCGCGTCCGCCGAATTCGGGGCGGAGCGAACCGCCTCCTCAAGCAGCGCGACCGACCGCAGGATGCCCTCGCCCGTGCGATCGGTCTGCGCCGCGCGGGCCTGGAGGATCAGGTCGTAGGTATCCAGGCTGGGGGGCGGCTGCCCACCTCGCTCCCCCGCGCCGAGGCTCACGCTCAGCGCCTCTGCGATTTCGCCCGCGATCTCGTCCTGGACCGCGAAGATGTCGTCCAGGTCCAGGTTGAACGTCTCCGACCAGACGTGGCTGTCGGTCTGGGAGTCGATGAGCTGGGCGATCACGCGCACCCGGTCCTCGGCGCGCATGACCGATCCCTCCAGCACGAAGCGGGCGCCAAGCGCCTGGGCGACGGTGGGGATGTCGACGGTGTCCCGGAAGGTGAAAGAGGACGACCGGGAGATGACCTTCAGGTCGTCCGACTGAGCGAGGTCGTGGAGGATCGCGTCGGCTACCCCGTCGCCGAACCAGGCCTGGTCACCCGCGGGGCTCATGTCCGTGAAAGGCAGCACGGCGATCGAGCGCTCGACGCTGGGATCGAGCGCCGCGGCCGCTTCGTGCGTGGCATCCCAGGCGATGTAGCCCAGCGCCACTACCAGCGCGCCGGCGGTTACGTAGTTCAGCTTGCGGCCGGTCCGCGGCGTGATCGACTGGGTGGGATCGACCTCGTCGCTCCGCTTCAGGCCCTCCGGGGTGAGCTCGAAGGCCCAGGCCAGGATCAGCGCGATGGGGAAGCCGACGCCCAGCAGGACGATGACGGCGGTCGGGAACCAGTCGGGCAGCGACAGCGGCTCGGCGATGACGTCGACCACCTGCGCCAGCACCCAGCCGATTACCAGGTAGGCGACGCCCACCCGGACGACGTTCCGGCGCTTGAGTTCGTTGAAAAGGCTGGACATGTCGGGGTGGAGCGTAGGAAAGGGCGAGGGCAGCGGCAAGATGGCATGGACGTTTCCGCGGAAACGTGGCGGCCCACCGTGGGCTTGCTCGTCATGCCCTCACATTGGAGCTTTGAACGGCTACCGCACCATGAGGCCGCCGATGACCCGATCGCAGCACCCGGAGGAAGACGGCTCGGGAGCCGACCCCGGCTTCTGGACCCGAATGCGCCAGGGCCGGTTCGGCCAGATACTGGTCGTCTACCTCGGCTTTTCGTGGGTGATCCTGCAGGTGGTGGGTGAGCTCCGCGAGTCGCTGAATCTGCCCGCATCGATCGGCCCGATCACGCTGCTTCTGCTGGGCGTGGGCCTGGCCGTCACGCTGGCGACGGCGTGGGTGCAGTCGCACCTGGAGCAGCGTCAAGCGACGGGGGAGCTCCCCGGCTCGTGGGACCTGAGCCTGGGCGAGCTCAAGGAATCCATCCTACGGGGTCGCGTGCCCCACCTCACGTGGGCGAGAGCCCTGCTCGGTGGTGTTTTCGCCTTCTCTTTGTTGTTCGGCTTCGCGGGCCTCTACGTGCTGATCCAGGACCGCGGTCGGAGCCTCGCGCCGGAGGAACTGGCCTCGGGGGACGCTGAGCCGGGCATAGCAATCCTCCCGTTCGACGTCAACGATGCTGCCCTCGACGACCTCCGAGAAGGAGTGCCGCTTCTCCTCGCGACGACGCTTCACTCCGCCGCCGGGGTGCGACCGATCGCGGCCAATACGGTCCTTGCGCACTGGGATCGAGGAGTCGCCGCGGGCGAGCGCGCCGACCTGGCCCTGGCGCTGGAGATCGCGCGGGCTAGCGGCGGCAGCTACGCGCTGACCGGCTCTGCGGTCGCGCTGGGGGGCGATATCCGGCTTGCAGGCGAGCTGTTCGAGACGACCTCCGGGGAGCCGCTCGGACGGGTACGGGTGGAAGGAGCGCGCGACAGCGTGTGGACGCTCGTGGACGGGCTCGCGGTCGAAGTGGTGAAGACCCTCACTACGGTCGGCGGCGACGGCGCGGACGTTTTCAATCTCGCGGGGGTAACCACTCGTTCGCCGGCGGCGCTCGCCGCGTATTTGGAAGGCGAAGCGCACTACCGGCGGGGAGACTTCGAACGCGCGGTAACATCCCTGGAGGCGGCGGTCGAGGAGGACTCGACGTTCGCACTTGCGCACTATCGCCTCGGACAGGCGCTTTCCTGGTTCGGGCTAGGGGACCGATCTTCCGCGCACCTGGAGAAAGCGCGAACCGGTTCGCTGCCCGACAGACAGGTGCTGTTCTCCCGGATGACGACTGCGACGACGCGGGGTCGATCCACTGAGCCGCTCGACGACCTCGGGGCGTTCGTGCGCCAGCATCCCGAGGACGCGGAAGCCTGGAATGCGCTCGGCGAGGTACTCTTCCACGAGGGCGTTCTTCTTGACAGTCCGGACTGGTTGGACGAGGCGACCACGGCGCTGGAGCGCGCGGTCGAGCTGGAGCCGGGGAGCGGCCTCTACTTGTTCCACCCGCTGCACCAGGCCTTTGCCAGAGGGGACAGCGCCCACGCCGCGTATTTGATCGAGCGTTTCGGCGCCGTACACGCGGGCTCTCCAATGGACCTGGGGCATCGGCTGATCTGGCGATACGAGTTCGGGAGCGCGCTTCCCGCCATGCCTCCGGACTCGGCCGTGGCCACACTTGTGAGTCTCGGCCAATGGGGAGGCATGCTGGCCTTCGCGAGCCGTTCCTTCGAGCTCGGCGAAGCGTACCTCCTGCGCCAGAGCGATGGTCTCGGCGAACTGCCGTTCGAGCTATGCAACTCGGTCCCCCTACGCGCTGGACGCTGGAAGAGCCTGATTTCGTACGCGGCGGATGAACGCATGCCCTTCCAGTCACGCTTTCTTTGTCTGCACGGGGCCGTGCAGAGCGGCTTGCCCGTCCCCGAAGCGATGCTCGAGGAGGTGACCCGGTCCGCTCTCGCGCAAAACCGCGAAGAGACGCTGCGGCTGGGAGCGTATCAGTTGGGGGCGTACTACGTCGATCGGGGACGCTGGCCGCAGTACGAGGACCTTAGGGCCGAACTCCGCGAACGCCTGGAGGCCGCTCGGTCCCGAGCCGACTCCGTTCGGGCCGACGAGTGGGAATTCCAGTTGGGCTCCTTGCAGGCGTATGCCCACTGGGCGGAGGGAAGACGTGAGGAAGCGGCCAAAACTCTCGAGTCCTTGAGGCCCACACAGTGGCAAGAGCACAAATGGTGGCTCGGCCGTATCTATGCGGAGCTCGGCCGCCCCGCCGACGCAGCGCGCTGGTTGACAGGGATAATCGGGGGCGACGGCCCTTATTGGCCTC is a window encoding:
- a CDS encoding GNAT family N-acetyltransferase; translation: MLFATTELAARIERVEAGLMADSGRAVERSRPAASAMVLSLAGGVATYAGEGSPLNKVAGLGFEGPVSVAELEEVERLYAERGSPVHVELSCLADPSIGALLTGRGYRLVGFENVLGRELSDGPAGDSPGLDIRASDEADFDVWLDAVVTGFLSPNDEGLPAHESFAREALEQAIGDMAGAEGFLRYLARRDGNPAGGASMRLGEGVAQLCGAATVPAHRRRGVQAALLAHRLAVAARAGCDVAVVTTQPGSLSQRNVQRNGFELLYTRAVLMLEARGVE
- a CDS encoding DUF4105 domain-containing protein, whose amino-acid sequence is MRKLFKLASLLVLLGTIALVVFLALRRPSLSRDWDEDVRILAGVEMADDGPVALSRVRNWRYAEDSIVSQSYLDAAFDPADIVDIWMYEQQLDDAGLIAHTFLVFEFDASYGPARYLGLSVETRRESGEEYSLIGGMLRAFEVTHVWATERDLVTRRVQYLDYPLTRYRLEIPEEYRARIFVKLAQETGDLAITPRWYNTATNNCTSSLIKYVNESEPGAIPLHYSYVLTGTVDDYLERLGYLDAESALAITRDYLAANELR
- a CDS encoding DUF120 domain-containing protein: MRSGARIEGIVQSGHGDAAHWLTVFSEAYEAKLGTRMFPGSLNLLLAAPFDWFSAELQDGIIPFGRDEMGGERDVLLYPAWLPELDATLGFIWTTTIGASDRPDVRVVEFISEEGLRDRFGLQDGDVVVLQLGRTGGEST
- a CDS encoding tetratricopeptide repeat protein; this translates as MSSLFNELKRRNVVRVGVAYLVIGWVLAQVVDVIAEPLSLPDWFPTAVIVLLGVGFPIALILAWAFELTPEGLKRSDEVDPTQSITPRTGRKLNYVTAGALVVALGYIAWDATHEAAAALDPSVERSIAVLPFTDMSPAGDQAWFGDGVADAILHDLAQSDDLKVISRSSSFTFRDTVDIPTVAQALGARFVLEGSVMRAEDRVRVIAQLIDSQTDSHVWSETFNLDLDDIFAVQDEIAGEIAEALSVSLGAGERGGQPPPSLDTYDLILQARAAQTDRTGEGILRSVALLEEAVRSAPNSADALGELAMARLLPVYWARDTLPQQDYDAFHAGADSAASAALAINPTDVEALLAAGSILTLDYEFERAEELYLRALEVSPGSAVVFNWYGDLLQFWDRLEEAMTVETRAAELDPLQPANHMNLGNVYEEIGDDAAAAEAYRRSLELSPTLLFPRAGLMVSLYRQGALDEMVEVARGDPDPGLWPSHLRGARILRGLAGEDNSDARADLVAWAGEVDSSDPVRTHWVGRLLLLAGERDLWASLDSQWNGQPEPWGGWQIDTHPDTLAAHPGYAAYMRSPPRDKLIKARGHWEEE
- a CDS encoding tetratricopeptide repeat protein, producing MTRSQHPEEDGSGADPGFWTRMRQGRFGQILVVYLGFSWVILQVVGELRESLNLPASIGPITLLLLGVGLAVTLATAWVQSHLEQRQATGELPGSWDLSLGELKESILRGRVPHLTWARALLGGVFAFSLLFGFAGLYVLIQDRGRSLAPEELASGDAEPGIAILPFDVNDAALDDLREGVPLLLATTLHSAAGVRPIAANTVLAHWDRGVAAGERADLALALEIARASGGSYALTGSAVALGGDIRLAGELFETTSGEPLGRVRVEGARDSVWTLVDGLAVEVVKTLTTVGGDGADVFNLAGVTTRSPAALAAYLEGEAHYRRGDFERAVTSLEAAVEEDSTFALAHYRLGQALSWFGLGDRSSAHLEKARTGSLPDRQVLFSRMTTATTRGRSTEPLDDLGAFVRQHPEDAEAWNALGEVLFHEGVLLDSPDWLDEATTALERAVELEPGSGLYLFHPLHQAFARGDSAHAAYLIERFGAVHAGSPMDLGHRLIWRYEFGSALPAMPPDSAVATLVSLGQWGGMLAFASRSFELGEAYLLRQSDGLGELPFELCNSVPLRAGRWKSLISYAADERMPFQSRFLCLHGAVQSGLPVPEAMLEEVTRSALAQNREETLRLGAYQLGAYYVDRGRWPQYEDLRAELRERLEAARSRADSVRADEWEFQLGSLQAYAHWAEGRREEAAKTLESLRPTQWQEHKWWLGRIYAELGRPADAARWLTGIIGGDGPYWPHVAPLLGSAYEQLGATDRAADLYRDFIARWKDADPELQPWVREAQDLLERIEGEGRPAA